Proteins encoded in a region of the Mycolicibacterium duvalii genome:
- a CDS encoding glycoside hydrolase family 26 protein has protein sequence MAPERFLYGVTTEGGPFAVRELQAASRRVGRALDRVMWFEQFGAAPPVDAIRSVTAMAAVPVVTWEPWRWDRRPTPTMSMLRAGLFDDHVRRWARELAVTGVTVYLRFGHEFNGHWYPWSVPGGTPAAEYVDVWRRIRAIFDAEGAHNVVWVWCANAGLPEGSPLEQWFPGPDYVDVVGIDGYNWGTSQPWSSWIEPAELFGDTIAEVRTLAGATPVTISEVGCAEAGGSKADWITALLSFLCAETTVDGLVWFDHDKETDWRTGSSGTSAAAMRVALQNAQRTSAEPRT, from the coding sequence ATGGCGCCTGAGCGTTTCCTGTACGGGGTGACTACCGAAGGCGGACCGTTTGCTGTCCGCGAGCTGCAAGCGGCGTCTCGCCGCGTCGGCCGCGCCCTCGACCGGGTGATGTGGTTCGAGCAGTTCGGGGCCGCACCGCCGGTGGACGCGATCAGAAGTGTCACAGCAATGGCCGCGGTGCCCGTCGTCACCTGGGAGCCGTGGCGGTGGGACCGGCGGCCCACGCCGACGATGTCGATGCTGCGCGCCGGTTTGTTCGACGATCACGTGCGCCGTTGGGCGCGCGAGTTGGCGGTGACCGGTGTGACGGTGTATCTGCGGTTCGGTCACGAGTTCAACGGCCACTGGTACCCCTGGAGCGTCCCCGGCGGCACCCCGGCCGCGGAGTACGTCGACGTCTGGCGGCGTATCCGGGCGATCTTCGATGCGGAAGGAGCGCACAACGTCGTCTGGGTCTGGTGCGCGAACGCGGGCCTACCCGAAGGTTCACCGCTCGAGCAGTGGTTCCCGGGCCCCGACTACGTCGATGTCGTCGGAATCGACGGCTACAACTGGGGCACCAGCCAGCCCTGGAGCAGCTGGATCGAACCGGCCGAGCTCTTCGGCGACACCATCGCCGAGGTACGGACGCTGGCCGGCGCCACACCGGTGACGATCAGCGAGGTGGGCTGCGCCGAGGCCGGAGGCAGCAAGGCCGACTGGATCACCGCACTGCTGAGCTTCCTGTGCGCCGAGACCACCGTCGACGGGCTGGTCTGGTTCGACCACGACAAGGAAACCGACTGGCGGACAGGCAGTTCGG
- a CDS encoding universal stress protein, which yields MNTYQTVVVGTDGSDSSLRAVDRAGQIAAGANARLVVATAYFPQGEDQRAADVLKDEGYKMSGNAPIYAILREARDRAKAAGAQNIEEKAVVGAPVDALVELAEEVGADLLVVGNVGLSTIAGRLLGSVPANVARRSKSDVLIVHTTP from the coding sequence ATGAACACCTATCAAACCGTGGTGGTTGGTACGGACGGATCTGATTCGTCGTTGCGTGCCGTCGACCGCGCCGGCCAGATTGCTGCGGGGGCAAATGCGAGGCTGGTCGTTGCCACGGCGTACTTCCCGCAGGGTGAGGATCAGCGAGCCGCGGACGTCCTCAAAGACGAGGGCTACAAGATGTCGGGTAACGCGCCGATTTATGCGATCCTTCGCGAGGCGCGCGACCGCGCCAAGGCCGCCGGTGCGCAGAACATCGAAGAGAAGGCCGTGGTGGGCGCGCCTGTCGACGCACTCGTCGAGTTGGCCGAAGAGGTCGGCGCCGACCTGCTGGTCGTCGGTAACGTCGGGTTGAGCACCATCGCCGGACGCCTTCTCGGCTCGGTGCCGGCCAACGTGGCGCGCCGGTCCAAGAGCGACGTGCTCATCGTGCACACGACGCCCTGA
- a CDS encoding fructose bisphosphate aldolase has translation MSSDQFKKAQSGSGFIAALDQSGGSTPKALKLYGIAEDAYSGDAEMFDLVHEMRTRIITSPSFDGDRIVGAILFEDTMDREIDGKPTAEYLWEAKKIVPFLKVDKGLAEEKDGAQVMKPIPGLDDLLKRAREKGVFGTKMRSVIKMPGGGLEAVVDQQFEVGRQILAAGLVPIIEPEVDIHSPEKAKAEEQLKAALLKGLDSLADDQVVMLKLTLPDEANLYRELVDHPKVLRVVALSGGYNREEACEKLTANHGVIASFSRALTEGLTAQQSDDEFNATLDAAISAIAKASNT, from the coding sequence ATGAGTAGCGATCAGTTCAAGAAGGCGCAGAGCGGCTCCGGCTTCATTGCCGCGCTGGATCAGAGCGGCGGCAGCACGCCCAAGGCGTTGAAGCTCTACGGCATCGCCGAGGACGCGTACTCCGGTGACGCGGAGATGTTCGACCTCGTCCACGAGATGCGAACCCGCATCATCACCAGCCCGAGTTTCGACGGCGACCGGATCGTCGGCGCGATCCTGTTCGAGGACACGATGGACCGCGAGATCGACGGCAAGCCCACTGCCGAATACCTGTGGGAGGCCAAGAAGATCGTGCCGTTCCTCAAGGTCGACAAAGGGCTGGCCGAGGAGAAGGACGGCGCCCAGGTGATGAAGCCGATCCCGGGCCTCGACGATCTGCTCAAGCGTGCGCGTGAGAAGGGCGTCTTCGGCACCAAGATGCGCTCGGTCATCAAGATGCCCGGCGGTGGCCTCGAAGCCGTCGTCGACCAGCAGTTCGAGGTGGGCCGGCAGATTCTGGCCGCGGGCCTGGTACCCATCATCGAGCCCGAGGTCGACATCCACAGCCCGGAGAAGGCGAAGGCCGAGGAACAGCTCAAGGCCGCTCTGCTCAAGGGCCTCGACAGTCTGGCCGATGACCAGGTCGTCATGCTCAAGCTGACGCTGCCGGACGAGGCGAACCTGTACCGCGAACTGGTCGATCATCCGAAGGTGTTGCGCGTGGTGGCGCTGTCGGGCGGCTACAACCGTGAGGAGGCCTGCGAGAAGCTGACGGCCAACCATGGTGTGATCGCCAGCTTCTCGCGCGCCCTCACCGAGGGGCTCACCGCCCAGCAGAGCGACGACGAGTTCAACGCCACGCTGGATGCGGCGATCAGTGCCATCGCGAAGGCGTCCAACACCTAG
- a CDS encoding MBL fold metallo-hydrolase, with translation MTVVDENYTGHVEPRTAARRTLPGASIVKVSVGPMDNNAYLVTCSRTGDTLLIDAANDAPILLELIERYAPKLSLIVTSHQHQDHWLALEEVVRATGAPTAAHALDAGPLPVSPDRLLAGGDTVDVGALQFDVIHLRGHTPGSVALALSGPPTDDRVHLFTGDCLFPGGVGKTWKDGDFEQLLGDVTSRVFDVFSDQTVVYPGHGDDTMLGTERPHLDEWRERGW, from the coding sequence ATGACAGTCGTCGACGAGAACTACACGGGCCACGTCGAGCCCCGCACGGCGGCGCGGCGCACTCTCCCCGGCGCATCGATCGTGAAGGTGTCGGTCGGCCCCATGGATAACAACGCCTACTTGGTGACGTGTTCCCGAACCGGTGACACATTGCTGATCGACGCCGCCAACGACGCGCCGATCCTGCTCGAGCTCATCGAGCGCTACGCACCGAAGCTGTCGCTGATCGTCACCAGCCACCAGCACCAGGACCACTGGCTGGCGCTCGAGGAGGTCGTCCGCGCGACCGGCGCCCCGACCGCGGCCCACGCGCTCGACGCCGGGCCGTTGCCGGTGTCGCCGGACCGGCTGCTCGCCGGCGGCGACACCGTCGACGTCGGCGCACTGCAGTTCGATGTGATCCACCTGCGGGGCCACACCCCCGGCTCGGTGGCGTTGGCGTTGAGCGGGCCGCCCACCGACGACCGGGTGCATCTGTTCACCGGCGACTGCCTGTTCCCCGGCGGTGTCGGCAAGACCTGGAAGGACGGGGACTTCGAACAGTTGCTGGGCGATGTCACCAGCCGGGTATTCGATGTCTTCTCAGATCAGACCGTGGTGTATCCAGGACACGGCGATGACACCATGCTCGGGACCGAGCGCCCGCATCTGGACGAATGGCGTGAGCGTGGCTGGTGA
- a CDS encoding cutinase family protein: MHSFQVRRAFGAALLSVVLAFLAAVQAPVASAVSCPDVEVVFARGTSPRPGLGTVGTAFVSSLKWKLLGKRVSYYAVNYPASWNFSKSTNAGAVDANKHVQYIAGMCPETKIVLGGMSQGAGVIDLILIGNRTVWFFKPVPLPDAMVDHVAAVAVFGNPARDVYGGGPLTSISPLYGNKAIDLCADGDPYCSRGLNFFAHFAYTRNGMVDEAATFAARRVLGRDA; the protein is encoded by the coding sequence GTGCACAGTTTCCAGGTACGCCGGGCCTTCGGTGCTGCGTTGCTGTCGGTTGTGCTCGCCTTCCTCGCCGCCGTCCAGGCGCCGGTGGCGTCCGCCGTGTCGTGCCCGGACGTCGAGGTGGTCTTCGCGCGTGGCACCAGTCCGCGACCCGGCCTGGGGACCGTCGGTACTGCGTTCGTCAGTTCGCTGAAATGGAAGCTGCTCGGCAAGAGGGTGTCGTACTACGCCGTGAATTACCCGGCAAGCTGGAACTTCTCCAAGTCGACCAATGCAGGCGCGGTGGACGCCAACAAGCACGTCCAGTACATCGCCGGCATGTGTCCGGAGACCAAGATCGTGCTCGGTGGCATGTCGCAGGGCGCTGGGGTGATCGACCTGATCCTCATCGGGAACCGGACGGTGTGGTTCTTCAAGCCGGTGCCGCTGCCCGACGCGATGGTCGATCACGTGGCCGCCGTGGCGGTCTTCGGCAATCCGGCCCGCGACGTCTACGGCGGGGGACCGCTGACGAGTATCAGCCCGCTCTACGGAAACAAAGCCATCGATCTGTGCGCCGATGGCGACCCGTATTGCTCGCGCGGGCTCAATTTCTTCGCTCACTTCGCCTACACCCGTAACGGCATGGTCGACGAAGCCGCCACCTTCGCCGCACGGCGGGTTCTGGGACGAGACGCCTGA